A genomic region of Drosophila willistoni isolate 14030-0811.24 unplaced genomic scaffold, UCI_dwil_1.1 Seg171, whole genome shotgun sequence contains the following coding sequences:
- the LOC124461007 gene encoding uncharacterized protein LOC124461007, giving the protein MNHVCRKSEDNPADLPSRGLSAQELVHKDLWWHGPPWLREPQESWRRATPLPLDTTLEKRVVKVHVAIAKPANEILCRFSNLARALRVVAYVVRFGRRCRKLPNDYSGEVTSSEINQVLQALIRVTQRDYFPTEHRCLQQKKSLPTSSTIPNLNPFINASGVIRACGSVQQAAALSYDERNPILLPVVTPLSRLLVLFTHQISLHGGSQLVVRLIRQRYWIPRLRNLVKSVVNSCKVCVIYKIRLQSQLMGTLPSQRTTFARPFTTTGIDFAGPFDLKSFTGRACRISKGYKILSHYSHQNLSWHFIPPGAPHMGGLWEAGVKKFKTLFYKATSNQRYTFEEFSTLLAKVEACLNSRPISPMSEDPTDSLALTPGHFLVGGPLLSVTEPNINDQVPSIINRWQRLKAVSQHFCTRWKDEYLKELHKRNKWRFPSKNLEVGDLVVLKDDNLPFNEWRLVRIHQAYPGSDGNVRVVELRTARGIVKRPVAKLIFLPPEERIQTHYVKLQ; this is encoded by the exons ATGAACCACGTTTGTCGCAAATCGG AAGACAATCCAGCAGATCTCCCTAGCCGCGGCCTGAGTGCGCAAGAACTTGTACACAAGGATTTGTGGTGGCACGGCCCACCATGGCTACGGGAACCACAAGAGTCCTGGCGGCGAGCGACACCACTCCCACTAGACACTACCTTGGAGAAGCGGGTAGTGAAGGTCCACGTCGCGATCGCTAAGCCAGCCAACGAGATACTGTGTCGTTTTTCCAATCTGGCACGTGCCTTACGAGTGGTAGCATATGTGGTCCGTTTCGGCAGAAGGTGTCGTAAACTTCCAAACGACTACTCCGGGGAGGTGACCTCTAGCGAGATCAATCAAGTACTCCAGGCGTTGATCCGAGTCACTCAGCGTGATTACTTCCCGACGGAACATCGGTGTCTACAGCAGAAGAAATCTCTGCCCACGTCCAGCACCATTCCCAACTTGAATCCTTTCATTAACGCATCAGGTGTGATCCGAGCTTGTGGGAGTGTGCAACAAGCAGCGGCTCTTAGTTACGATGAGCGTAACCCCATTCTGTTGCCAGTAGTAACCCCATTGTCACGACTGTTGGTGCTTTTCACGCATCAGATCTCTCTCCATGGGGGCAGTCAACTGGTAGTCCGTCTCATCCGACAGAGATACTGGATTCCAAGACTGCGGAATCTAGTCAAATCGGTGGTCAATTCGTGCAAGGTCTGTGTGATTTACAAAATACGGTTGCAATCACAGCTAATGGGCACCCTTCCGTCCCAGCGAACTACTTTCGCACGTCCTTTCACGACCACCGGGATAGATTTCGCAGGTCCTTTCGACCTCAAGAGTTTCACCGGCCGCGCTTGCCGCATATCAaagggatat AAAATCTTATCCCACTACAGCCACCAGAATCTGTCCTGGCATTTCATCCCTCCCGGGGCACCACACATGGGAGGGttgtgggaggctggagttaagaaatttaaaactCTGTTCTACAAGGCCACCTCCAACCAAAGGTATACCTTTGAAGAGTTCTCTACGCTGCTGGCTAAGGTAGAGGCTTGTTTGAACTCGCGGCCGATTTCTCCTATGTCGGAAGACCCCACCGATTCTCTTGCTTTGACCCCAGGCCATTTCCTGGTGGGCGGTCCATTGCTATCCGTGACGGAACCTAATATTAATGATCAGGTTCCGTCTATCATCAACCGGTGGCAGCGTCTGAAGGCTGTGAGTCAGCATTTCTGCACCCGATGGAAAGACGAGTATCTAAAGGAGCTACATAAGCGCAATAAGTGGCGATTCCCTtctaaaaatcttgaagtgggAGATCTGGTGGTACTCAAAGACGACAATCTTCCATTTAATGAATGGCGTCTCGTGCGAATCCACCAAGCATACCCTGGCAGTGACGGCAATGTCCGCGTCGTCGAACTGCGTACCGCTCGCGGTATTGTGAAGCGTCCAGTCGCAAAGCTGATCTTTCTTCCTCCAgaagaaagaattcaaacTCATTACGTAAAGCTACAGTAG